One window of Vespa velutina chromosome 2, iVesVel2.1, whole genome shotgun sequence genomic DNA carries:
- the LOC124946913 gene encoding beta-1,4-glucuronyltransferase 1: MIGIARRNWALRLSVVLNVCVLLYVCAHFGSSSGPWIEEPPTNWAAAAPPAPAPPAVAQAPRSRNSILPGDVIPASGIAGGAAAGGSSIDRFSNDTLISVLSSSFSSSSSSSSSSSSSSSSSSLLSPVPPSSTNKRNKKKGLLNKMIGGIVTMKPTSKEAKVEVSNDTIRRDDRARNRTKNINGPAPAPIPEVPVVSLKEAISCNEKSLEPRRAQRGDYWVLYNYVPMSMNVKCWESVTYTTHADYTFLDNLEPLLERWRAPISIAMHAPGTDFSATLDAIKYSRSCGSPLVFQLVTFHVFFSSKHVPKSVPPTEKVMSDTYNCTLGPPWVNITLSKMYKNEKKLLYPVNVGRNIARESAPTYYVFASDIELYPSPNLPEKFLEMIRRRDQPALQKSNPKVYVLSIFEVNEKYRPPNNKTHLVQMLKAGTAIPFHKKLCSGCHNVPRSKEWQEAPETEGLHVFHVGKRTGSFVHWEPIFIGTNEEPLYDERLSWEGKSDKMPQGYALCVLDYDFLILDNAFLVHRPGIKIFKKDPHREMLTAKTNALIKKIIVPELKILYGTRKGCAV; the protein is encoded by the exons ATGATCGGCATAGCTCGAAGAAATTGGGCTTTGCGCCTATCAGTGGTGCTCAACGTTTGCGTACTACTTTATGTATGCGCCCATTTTGGTTCTTCTTCCGGTCCTTGGATCGAAGAACCACCAACCAATTGGGCTGCCGCAGCACCACCAGCTCCAGCTCCACCTGCTGTGGCACAAGCACCACGATCAAGAAATTCGATTCTACCAGGGGATGTTATCCCTGCTAGTGGCATTGCtggtggtgctgctgctggtggatcatcaatcgatcgattttcgaaTGATACTCTGATCTCtgtcctttcttcttccttttcatcttcctcctcctcatcgtcttcatcttcttcttcttcttcttcttcttcgttattatcacctGTCCCACCCTCTTCAacgaacaaaagaaacaagaagaaaggtTTACTGAATAAAATGATCGGAGGAATCGTCACCATGAAACCTACCTCGAAGGAGGCCAAGGTCGAAGTATCCAACGATACGATTCGACGAGACGATCGTGCTCGCAATCGTACg aaaaacatcaaTGGACCGGCACCGGCACCAATACCAGAAGTACCAGTTGTCAGTCTGAAGGAAGCCATATCTTGCAACGAAAAATCATTAGAACCTAGAAGAGCCCAACGTGGCGATTATTGGGTTCTATATAATTACGTACCTATGAGTATGAACGTGAAATGTTGGGAAAGCGTGACATATACAACTCATGCCGATTATACCTTTCTGGACAACTTGGAACCATTGTTGGAACGTTGGAGAGCACCGATATCGATTGCGATGCATGCTCCTGGCACAGACTTTTCGGCGACATTAGACGCGATCAAATATTCGAGGAGTTGTGGTAGCCCATTGGTTTTTCAACTGGTGACATTTCATGTCTTTTTCAGCAGTAAACACGTGCCAAAATCG gTTCCACCAACGGAAAAAGTTATGTCCGATACGTACAATTGTACGTTGGGACCACCTTGGGTAAATATAACTCTTTCGAAGATgtacaaaaacgaaaagaaacttCTTTATCCCGTTAACGTTGGAAGAAATATAGCAAGGGAATCAGCACCGACATATTATGTTTTTGCAAGTGACATAGAATTATATCCGAGTCCAAATCTTCCGGAAAAGTTTCTTGAAATGATCCGTAGGAGAGATCAACCGGCATTGCAAAAATCTAATCCGAAGGTTTACGTCTTGTCCATATTCGAAGTTAACGAAAAGTATCGACCACCGAACAATAAAACTCATTTG GTACAAATGTTGAAAGCAGGAACAGCTATTCCATTTCATAAGAAGCTTTGTTCCGGTTGTCACAACGTTCCGCGTAGCAAGGAATGGCAGGAAGCCCCTGAAACCGAAGGTCTTCATGTATTTCATGTTGGAAAGCGTACAGGTAGCTTCGTTCATTGGGAACCTATTTTTATAGGAACTAACGAAGAACCTTTGTACGACGAACGACTCAGTTGGGAAGGAAAAAGTGATAAAATGCCGCAG GGTTACGCTCTCTGTGTCCTTGATTACGACTTTCTCATTCTGGACAATGCATTCTTGGTTCATCGTCCCGGTATAAAGATCTTCAAAAAGGATCCTCATCGTGAAATGCTCACTGCTAAGACGAACGCATTGATCAAGAAAATTATCGTACCagaattaaaaatcttatatgGTACAAGAAAAGGATGTGCTGTCTAG